From Triticum urartu cultivar G1812 chromosome 2, Tu2.1, whole genome shotgun sequence, a single genomic window includes:
- the LOC125537547 gene encoding probable carboxylesterase 2, whose amino-acid sequence TAASPIYHKYVAAPAVVVSINYRLAPEDHLPATCNDAFTALKAVVAACRPDGAEPWLAAHGDASRVVLAGDSAGANMVHNTAIRLRKEGIGGYGNKVSGVALLHSYFWGTEPVGGEFSDTAFYYPGDMERVWDVACGGEFGRDHPYINPAVSPQEWCHLGSGRVLVTMAELCWFVERARVYAEGIKACGWAGELEFYETRGKKHTYFLFRPDCDDAAKELAVVADFVRHC is encoded by the coding sequence acAGCGGCGTCACCGATCTACCACAAGTACGTCGCGGCGCCCGCGGTCGTCGTCTCCATCAACTACCGTCTCGCGCCCGAGGACCACCTCCCGGCCACGTGCAATGACGCCTTCACGGCCCTCAAGGCGGTCGTCGCCGCCTGCCGCCCAGACGGCGCCGAGCCCTGGCTCGCCGCGCATGGCGACGCCTCCCGCGTCGTCCTCGCCGGTGACAGCGCCGGCGCCAACATGGTGCACAACACGGCGATAAGGCTGCGGAAGGAAGGCATCGGGGGCTACGGCAACAAGGTCAGCGGCGTGGCGCTCTTGCATTCCTACTTCTGGGGGACTGAACCGGTGGGCGGCGAGTTCTCGGACACCGCCTTCTACTACCCCGGCGACATGGAGCGCGTGTGGGATGTGGCCTGCGGTGGCGAGTTCGGCCGTGATCACCCATACATCAACCCGGCGGTGTCGCCACAGGAGTGGTGCCATCTCGGGTCCGGTCGCGTGCTGGTCACCATGGCGGAGTTGTGCTGGTTTGTGGAGAGGGCGCGCGTGTACGCGGAGGGGATAAAGGCGTGTGGGTGGGCCGGTGAGCTCGAGTTCTACGAGACCAGGGGAAAGAAGCACACCTACTTCCTGTTCCGTCCCGACTGCGACGATGCCGCCAAGGAGCTCGCCGTCGTGGCCGACTTCGTCAGGCACTGCTGA